A genomic region of Branchiostoma lanceolatum isolate klBraLanc5 chromosome 4, klBraLanc5.hap2, whole genome shotgun sequence contains the following coding sequences:
- the LOC136432873 gene encoding mitochondrial amidoxime-reducing component 1-like, which yields MDDMKATLQSRQVVVAAVATAAAVGAGIAYMRWRRPRREFVPVGRVSKIYVHPVKACRGLEVGEAQVTKLGVRSGGVLDRDLIILDETGRFVTARTEPRIVLISPQCAGDGQVRLEAPGMDPYTVPKPDVSGEVMEISMKDGMIGHALDCGPLAGLWLDKFFGKQGYSMVMAKPGGQKRHPANSRRYKDVARADDKVGFQDYTPLNMASATSLEDLNSRLPSPVDMRVFRPNIVVHGSNPYQEDDWNYIRIGQAELRRMLPCNRCKVTMVDPETAAKDEEEPLNTLRSYRLPKEEMHKALFGQSPLFGVTLGVEHEGVINVGDTIYACT from the exons ATGGACGACATGAAGGCTACCTTACAGTCGAGACAAGTTGTAGTGGCTGCCGTGGCCACAGCGGCTGCAGTGGGGGCCGGGATAGCCTACATGAGGTGGCGGAGGCCGCGCCGAGAGTTCGTCCCAGTCGGCCGTGTCTCCAAAATCTACGTCCACCCGGTTAAAGCGTGCCGGGGCCTGGAGGTGGGGGAGGCCCAGGTGACCAAACTCGGCGTCCGGTCTGGAGGAGTCCTGGACAG AGACCTGATCATCCTTGACGAGACGGGCAGGTTTGTGACGGCTCGTACTGAACCCCGTATCGTCCTGATCTCACCGCAGTGTGCTGGCGACGGGCAGGTCCGGCTGGAGGCACCTGGTATGGACCCGTACACTGTACCCAAACCTGACGTCAGCGGGGAAGTCATGGAGATCAG TATGAAAGACGGCATGATCGGACATGCTCTGGACTGTGGTCCCCTGGCTGGGCTGTGGCTGGACAAGTTCTTTGGAAAACAGGGCTACAGCATGGTCATGGCCAAGCCTGGTGGTCAGAAGAGACACCCCGCCAACAGCAGGAGGTACAAGGACGTGGCCAGAGCTGATGACAAG GTGGGATTCCAGGACTACACTCCCTTGAACATGGCATCGGCAACCTCCCTGGAGGACCTGAATAGCCGTCTGCCCAGTCCTGTGGACATGCGCGTCTTCAGACCTAACATAGTGGTGCATGGGAGTAACCCCTACCAGGAG GACGACTGGAACTACATCCGTATCGGACAGGCGGAGCTGAGGAGAATGCTGCCCTGTAACAG GTGTAAAGTTACCATGGTCGATCCTGAGACTGCAGCAAAGGATGAGGAGGAACCATTGAACACACTGAGAAG CTATCGTCTCCCCAAGGAGGAAATGCACAAGGCGCTGTTTGGACAGAGTCCTCTTTTTGGCGTCACCTTAGGAGTGGAGCATGAAGGAGTCATAAATGTCGGAGATACAATTTATGCCTGTACATAG
- the LOC136432872 gene encoding mitochondrial amidoxime reducing component 2-like isoform X2 — translation MEGLKTALESRQVVVAAVAAAAVATAGVAYLTWRTSRRQYVPVGHVSKIYVHPVKSCRGLEVGEAEVTKQGLRLEGVMDRHLLVLDEKDHFVTARTEPSMILITPRCVGDGQVRLEAPGMDPLNLPKPNTDGRVINVTIWDIEGEALDCGPEAANWLEKYFGKPGFKLVMSAPGLKKRCPVNHTRYKGIATDKDKVGFQEYVAMHLMTESSLDDLNSRLTKPVAMRVFRPNVVVSGSDPLQEDGWQHVRIGKAEFRKMHPCNRCLITTVNPETGVKEGQEPLSTLRSYRLPEDEKQKRLFGQAPLLGLMCGVEQEGSIHIGDTVYACV, via the exons ATGGAAGGTCTGAAGACTGCTTTGGAGTCGAGACAAGTAGTTGTTGCTGCTGTGGCCGCGGCAGCGGTCGCCACTGCAGGAGTAGCGTACCTGACGTGGCGGACGTCCCGAAGGCAGTACGTCCCGGTCGGCCATGTCTCCAAAATCTACGTGCACCCGGTAAAGTCGTGCCGGGGTCTGGAGGTGGGGGAGGCCGAGGTGACTAAACAAGGTCTCCGACTGGAGGGGGTTATGGACAG ACACCTGTTGGTGCTGGATGAGAAGGACCACTTTGtgaccgcgcggacagagccaagtATGATCCTCATCACCCCCAGGTGTGTTGGAGATGGACAGGTGAGACTGGAGGCACCTGGTATGGACCCGCTCAACCTGCCCAAACCAAACACAGATGGCAGGGTGATCAACGTCAC GATATGGGACATAGAGGGAGAGGCGCTGGACTGTGGGCCCGAGGCTGCCAACTGGCTGGAGAAGTACTTTGGAAAACCAGGCTTCAAACTGGTCATGTCGGCACCGGGCCTTAAAAAGCGCTGTCCCGTCAACCACACAAGGTATAAGGGTATCGCCACGGATAAAGACAAG GTGGGGTTCCAGGAATATGTAGCCATGCACCTGATGACAGAATCCTCCCTGGACGACCTGAACAGCAGACTGACCAAACCTGTGGCCATGCGCGTTTTCAGACCTAACGTGGTGGTGTCTGGGAGTGACCCACTCCAGGAG GACGGTTGGCAGCACGTTCGCATTGGTAAGGCAGAGTTCCGGAAAATGCATCCCTGCAACAG GTGCCTCATAACTACCGTCAACCCAGAGACTGGTGTGAAGGAAGGACAGGAACCCCTCTCTACACTTAGAAG TTATCGTCTTCCTGAGGACGAGAAGCAGAAGAGACTGTTCGGACAAGCCCCGCTGTTAGGCCTCATGTGTGGGGTAGAGCAGGAGGGGTCCATCCACATAGGAGATACCGTGTACGCCTGCGTCTAG